The following coding sequences lie in one Amycolatopsis cihanbeyliensis genomic window:
- a CDS encoding DUF6801 domain-containing protein translates to MPRSLSMVVVVSAVTAMLTAPAAAARASTIEVDKELTYTCEFPYLVPQELSGTVRVSLPDSVAVGERFRAHSDVTIALTLNEDIVTVLNLLEAATFDGAARADVDADINGLRATLGIPGLRIPRTEVPVEQSLPVDITGTMPSLIAYEPGTLTLAAGAEFTATIDARRADGSPIELGEFDVSCAITETEPPQDPHLATIPITE, encoded by the coding sequence ATGCCCCGTAGCCTTTCGATGGTTGTCGTCGTGTCGGCGGTGACCGCCATGCTGACCGCGCCCGCCGCGGCCGCCAGGGCGAGCACCATCGAGGTGGACAAGGAACTCACCTACACCTGCGAGTTTCCCTATCTCGTCCCGCAGGAGCTGAGTGGCACCGTCCGGGTCAGCCTGCCGGACTCGGTCGCGGTGGGGGAACGATTCCGGGCGCACAGTGACGTGACGATCGCGCTCACCCTGAACGAGGACATCGTCACCGTGCTGAACCTGCTGGAGGCGGCCACCTTCGACGGTGCGGCACGGGCCGATGTGGACGCGGACATCAACGGCCTCCGCGCCACACTGGGGATTCCGGGCTTGCGCATCCCGCGGACCGAGGTCCCGGTCGAGCAGTCGCTTCCGGTCGACATCACCGGGACGATGCCCTCCCTGATCGCCTACGAGCCCGGCACACTGACGTTGGCCGCGGGTGCGGAGTTCACCGCGACCATCGACGCCCGGCGCGCGGACGGTTCCCCGATCGAGCTCGGGGAGTTCGACGTGTCCTGTGCCATCACCGAGACCGAGCCGCCGCAGGATCCGCACCTCGCCACGATTCCGATCACCGAGTGA
- a CDS encoding DUF6801 domain-containing protein: protein MLSVRSVWRGRIRGVAIAAVAALTLVAGPVAAGSAPETGDAVLQPVTTSLRNTCEFPAAGTQPLTAGVTASFPTVVEAPRELPAAEVSVGLVFPAETVTALRAAGRDSLAGTVRVNVFAQHAGKRARVQAKAELPAQPLPAEGELAVRAPGELEPIATSVAGEVALTLDRAELILLGEAEGAESPAGVFCTLEEGQDAALGTVRVAAADRTPTPTPTTERTSPAAESSTPSTPSPRSTTAAPEASQPARRAPEGPPGAAADTANLCGTEIPEDAIQVRRGYYDVVVTAGVTKLDSDIVFGPPGYLGGDLWLWLRSNPDTGGILYCNGIKGDLWLPETRDSFVIFRFVPTSALVKVTQTAPAEGSVDPLEFVFQGTATAMMTMRDVQVNGTPLDVGPNCGTSVPIEIELSSEPGEWDLANGGVMESEYSIPEFANCGTKEPLDSLFTNLVSGPGNHIRIEFSPIRECSVPDPPPVCAQGEEG, encoded by the coding sequence GTGTTGTCTGTTCGATCGGTATGGCGGGGCCGTATCCGCGGGGTCGCGATCGCGGCGGTGGCGGCGTTGACTCTGGTGGCGGGACCGGTGGCCGCGGGAAGCGCGCCGGAAACCGGGGACGCCGTACTCCAGCCGGTGACCACGAGCCTGCGCAACACCTGCGAGTTTCCCGCCGCCGGCACACAGCCGTTGACGGCGGGTGTCACCGCGAGCTTTCCCACGGTGGTCGAGGCACCGCGGGAGTTGCCTGCCGCGGAGGTGTCGGTGGGACTTGTCTTTCCCGCCGAGACGGTCACCGCGCTGCGTGCGGCGGGCAGGGACTCGCTGGCCGGCACCGTGCGGGTCAACGTCTTCGCCCAGCACGCGGGAAAGCGAGCGAGAGTCCAGGCGAAGGCGGAGCTTCCGGCGCAACCCCTGCCCGCCGAGGGAGAACTCGCCGTGCGGGCGCCGGGTGAGTTGGAACCGATCGCGACCAGCGTGGCCGGTGAGGTCGCGCTGACCCTCGACCGGGCCGAGCTGATCCTGCTCGGTGAGGCCGAGGGCGCGGAGTCCCCGGCCGGGGTGTTCTGCACCCTCGAGGAGGGCCAGGACGCCGCGCTCGGCACGGTCCGGGTGGCGGCCGCGGACCGGACTCCCACCCCCACCCCCACCACGGAACGCACCTCGCCCGCCGCCGAGTCGAGTACGCCGAGCACGCCGTCGCCGCGGTCCACGACGGCAGCCCCCGAGGCGTCCCAGCCGGCACGGCGGGCGCCGGAAGGCCCACCGGGTGCGGCTGCCGACACCGCCAACCTGTGCGGGACCGAGATACCGGAGGACGCGATCCAGGTCCGGCGGGGCTACTACGACGTGGTCGTGACCGCCGGGGTCACGAAGCTGGATTCGGACATCGTGTTCGGGCCACCCGGCTACCTGGGCGGGGACCTCTGGCTCTGGCTGCGCAGCAACCCCGACACCGGAGGAATCCTGTACTGCAACGGGATCAAGGGCGACCTGTGGCTGCCCGAGACAAGGGACTCGTTCGTGATCTTCCGGTTCGTGCCCACCTCCGCGCTGGTCAAGGTCACCCAGACCGCCCCGGCCGAGGGTTCGGTGGACCCGCTGGAGTTCGTGTTCCAGGGCACGGCGACCGCGATGATGACCATGCGCGATGTCCAGGTGAACGGGACCCCGCTGGACGTCGGGCCGAACTGCGGCACCAGCGTCCCGATCGAGATCGAGCTGTCCTCGGAGCCGGGCGAGTGGGACCTGGCCAACGGCGGGGTCATGGAGTCGGAGTACTCCATTCCGGAGTTCGCGAACTGCGGCACGAAGGAACCGCTGGACTCGCTGTTCACCAACCTCGTTTCCGGCCCGGGAAACCACATCAGGATCGAGTTCAGCCCGATCCGCGAATGCTCCGTTCCCGACCCGCCGCCGGTGTGCGCGCAAGGTGAGGAGGGATAG
- a CDS encoding ABC transporter ATP-binding protein, giving the protein MGGEVAVDGLSKSFGGQNIWRDVSLVLPDGEVSVLLGPSGTGKSVFLKCLIGLLRPEQGSVRLDGVDLVRCSEHQLYAARKQFGVLFQDGALFGSMNLYDNIAFPLREHTRKSEAEIRHLVGEKMELVGLTGAERKLPGELSGGMRKRAGLARALVLEPRIILCDEPDSGLDPVRTAYLAQLLIDLNAQLDTTILIVTHNISVARTVPDNVGMLFRRRLVMFGPREVLLTSDEPAVAQFLRGRRIGPIGMSEEKDSATMAAEAEREPPGRPEEPAGVVPQLEPTPGLPPRRAVRRRKDRVMRVLHQLPEQAQRGILAGLTEGERRHYGVSVPQPRGYRA; this is encoded by the coding sequence ATGGGTGGCGAGGTGGCAGTGGACGGCCTGAGCAAGTCCTTCGGTGGCCAGAACATCTGGCGGGACGTCTCGCTGGTGTTGCCGGACGGTGAGGTGAGCGTGCTGCTCGGTCCCTCCGGAACCGGCAAGTCCGTGTTCCTGAAATGCCTGATCGGCCTGCTCCGGCCGGAGCAGGGCAGCGTCCGGCTGGACGGGGTGGACCTGGTGCGCTGCTCGGAACACCAGCTGTACGCGGCGCGCAAGCAGTTCGGTGTGCTGTTCCAGGACGGCGCGCTGTTCGGCTCGATGAACCTCTACGACAATATCGCCTTCCCGCTGCGCGAGCACACGCGCAAGAGCGAGGCGGAGATCCGGCACCTCGTCGGGGAGAAGATGGAGCTGGTCGGGCTCACCGGTGCGGAACGGAAGCTACCGGGCGAGCTGTCCGGCGGGATGCGCAAGCGGGCAGGGCTGGCGAGGGCGCTGGTGCTCGAGCCGCGGATCATCCTGTGCGACGAGCCGGACTCCGGCCTCGACCCGGTCCGCACCGCCTACCTCGCGCAGCTGCTGATCGACCTGAACGCGCAGCTGGACACCACGATCCTGATCGTCACGCACAACATCTCCGTCGCCCGCACGGTGCCGGACAACGTGGGCATGCTGTTCCGCCGCAGGCTGGTCATGTTCGGGCCGCGCGAGGTGCTGCTGACCAGTGACGAACCCGCGGTGGCCCAGTTCCTGCGCGGCAGGCGGATCGGACCGATCGGGATGAGCGAGGAGAAGGACAGCGCCACCATGGCCGCGGAGGCGGAGCGGGAGCCGCCCGGCCGACCCGAGGAGCCTGCCGGCGTGGTGCCGCAACTCGAGCCGACCCCAGGGTTGCCGCCGCGCCGGGCCGTGCGGCGGCGCAAGGACCGGGTGATGCGGGTGCTGCACCAGCTCCCGGAGCAGGCACAGCGGGGCATCCTGGCCGGCCTCACCGAGGGCGAGCGGCGCCACTACGGCGTGTCGGTCCCGCAGCCGAGGGGGTACCGCGCATGA
- a CDS encoding MlaE family ABC transporter permease gives MSAPPVATMGLAALRQVGRLCSLGLDVLRLSLKPPYQFREFIQQCWFIVRVSILPAALVAIPFGAVIALQLGSLTQQIGAQSFTGSASVLAVIQQASPLITALLIAGAGGSAVCADLGSRTIREEIDAMRALGVSPIHRLVVPRVHAAIVIAVLLNGMVSVVGVLGGYFFNVIMQDGTPGAYLASFSALAQLPDLWISEIKAVLFGFIAGVVAAFRGLNPGGGPKGVGDAVNQSVVITFLLLFFLNFILTTIYLQIVPPKAL, from the coding sequence ATGAGCGCCCCACCGGTCGCGACCATGGGCCTGGCGGCGCTGCGCCAGGTGGGCAGGCTCTGCTCGCTGGGCCTGGACGTGCTCCGGCTGAGCCTGAAACCGCCGTACCAGTTCCGCGAGTTCATCCAGCAGTGCTGGTTCATCGTCCGGGTCAGCATCCTGCCCGCCGCGCTGGTTGCTATCCCGTTCGGTGCGGTGATCGCGTTGCAGCTGGGTTCGCTGACCCAGCAGATCGGCGCGCAGTCCTTCACCGGATCGGCCAGCGTGCTCGCGGTGATCCAGCAGGCCAGCCCGCTGATCACCGCGCTGCTGATCGCCGGCGCGGGAGGAAGTGCCGTCTGTGCCGATCTCGGGTCCCGCACCATCCGGGAGGAGATCGACGCGATGCGCGCACTCGGCGTGTCCCCGATCCACCGGCTGGTGGTGCCGAGAGTGCACGCCGCGATCGTGATCGCGGTGCTGCTGAACGGCATGGTCAGCGTGGTCGGGGTACTCGGCGGCTACTTCTTCAACGTGATCATGCAGGACGGGACGCCCGGCGCCTACCTTGCCTCCTTCTCCGCGCTGGCTCAGCTACCGGACCTGTGGATCAGTGAGATCAAGGCCGTCCTCTTCGGATTCATCGCCGGCGTGGTAGCGGCCTTCCGCGGGCTGAACCCCGGCGGTGGGCCGAAAGGCGTAGGGGACGCGGTGAACCAGTCGGTGGTGATCACCTTCCTGCTGCTGTTCTTCCTCAACTTCATCCTCACGACGATCTACCTGCAGATCGTCCCGCCGAAGGCGTTGTGA
- a CDS encoding MlaE family ABC transporter permease has protein sequence MDRSLDPLGRLGDQLSFYLRALLWVPRTLHRYYREVVRLLAEVSFGTGALAVIGGTIGVMVGLSVFTGTVVGLQGFSALNQVGTSAFAGFLSAYFNTREIAPLVAGLALSATVGSGFTAQLGAMRISEEIDALEVMGVPSLPFLVTTRIIAGFIAIIPLYVIGLLTSYLAARTITVEFYGQSTGTYDHYFTLFLPPEDVVWSFVKVLVFSVVIILAHCYYGYRAAGGPAGVGVAVGRAVRSAIVTIAVLDFFLSLAIWGTTTTVRIAG, from the coding sequence ATGGACCGGTCGCTGGACCCGCTCGGCCGGCTCGGGGACCAGCTCTCCTTTTACCTGCGCGCGCTGCTGTGGGTGCCGCGCACCCTGCACCGGTACTACAGGGAAGTGGTGCGGCTACTGGCCGAGGTCAGCTTCGGCACCGGGGCCCTCGCCGTGATCGGCGGCACGATCGGCGTCATGGTCGGCCTTTCCGTGTTCACCGGCACGGTGGTCGGCCTGCAGGGCTTCTCCGCGCTGAACCAGGTCGGCACCTCGGCCTTCGCCGGGTTCCTCTCCGCGTACTTCAACACGCGGGAGATCGCGCCGCTGGTGGCCGGGCTCGCGCTGTCGGCCACGGTGGGCTCCGGGTTCACCGCGCAGCTCGGCGCGATGCGTATCTCCGAGGAGATCGACGCGCTGGAGGTGATGGGCGTGCCGAGCCTGCCCTTCCTGGTGACCACCCGGATCATCGCCGGGTTCATCGCGATCATCCCGCTGTACGTGATCGGACTGCTCACCTCCTACCTCGCCGCGCGCACGATCACGGTGGAGTTCTACGGGCAGTCCACCGGAACCTACGACCACTACTTCACCTTGTTCCTACCCCCGGAGGACGTGGTCTGGTCCTTCGTCAAGGTGCTGGTGTTCAGCGTGGTGATCATCCTGGCGCACTGCTACTACGGCTACCGCGCGGCGGGCGGCCCCGCCGGGGTCGGGGTGGCGGTCGGCCGCGCGGTGCGCTCGGCGATCGTGACCATCGCGGTGCTCGACTTCTTCCTCAGCCTGGCGATCTGGGGGACCACCACGACGGTGAGGATCGCGGGATGA
- a CDS encoding MCE family protein, giving the protein MTGHRGHSPEERFRSPGLRVLGVVYLVIVAVFLWLTIAIYRDVFSTDVPVTLRADQVGNQLQAHADVKMRGLIVGSVRAVDSHGDAAELELAMDPELIDKVPRNVSARLLPKTLFGERYVSLVEPENPAPTSLSAGDVIGQDRSAASIELERVLNNLLPLLRSVEPAELASTLNALARALEGRGEPLGDTLVRVGNYLGELNPQLPEIKADITAFADVSDTYDGAAGDFMHALSDLTVTSRTVVEQRANLDALYRTLTVATKDVTGFLERNKDTLIRLSASARPTLDVLARYAPQYACMLDSVTDLIPRLEKTFGKGTDKPGLHVKLRFVPDRGQYHPGADDPRYDDKRGPRCYGSGGDEPPAEIPALSMMDSEMGAANSPQERNFLAAVLAPTLGVRPAEVPEWSGLLVGPLLRGTEVEFE; this is encoded by the coding sequence ATGACCGGGCACCGAGGGCACAGCCCGGAAGAGCGGTTCCGCAGCCCGGGGCTGCGCGTGCTCGGCGTGGTGTACCTGGTGATCGTGGCGGTGTTCCTCTGGCTCACCATCGCGATCTACCGCGACGTTTTCAGCACCGACGTACCGGTGACGCTGCGCGCCGACCAGGTCGGCAACCAGCTCCAGGCGCACGCGGACGTGAAGATGCGCGGGCTGATCGTCGGCTCGGTGCGTGCCGTGGACAGTCATGGCGACGCCGCGGAGCTCGAGCTGGCCATGGACCCCGAGCTGATCGACAAGGTACCGCGCAACGTCTCCGCCCGGCTGCTGCCGAAGACCCTGTTCGGGGAGCGGTACGTGAGCCTGGTCGAGCCGGAGAACCCGGCACCCACCTCGCTCTCGGCGGGGGACGTGATCGGCCAGGACCGCTCGGCCGCCTCGATCGAGCTGGAACGGGTGCTGAACAACCTGCTGCCCCTGCTGCGTTCGGTGGAACCCGCCGAGCTGGCGAGCACCTTGAACGCGCTCGCCCGTGCGCTGGAGGGGCGCGGGGAACCGCTCGGCGACACGCTGGTCCGGGTCGGCAACTATCTCGGTGAGCTGAACCCGCAACTCCCCGAGATCAAAGCGGACATCACCGCCTTCGCCGATGTCTCGGACACCTACGACGGCGCCGCGGGCGACTTCATGCATGCCCTCTCCGACCTTACGGTGACCAGCAGGACCGTGGTGGAGCAGCGGGCGAACCTGGATGCCCTCTACCGCACGCTCACCGTGGCGACCAAGGATGTCACCGGGTTCCTCGAGCGGAACAAGGACACCCTGATCCGGCTTTCCGCCTCCGCCCGGCCCACCCTGGACGTGCTGGCCCGGTACGCCCCGCAGTACGCCTGCATGCTGGACTCGGTCACCGACCTGATCCCCAGGCTGGAGAAGACCTTCGGCAAGGGGACCGACAAGCCCGGCCTGCACGTGAAGCTCCGGTTCGTGCCGGACCGGGGGCAGTACCATCCGGGCGCCGACGACCCGCGTTACGACGACAAGCGCGGACCCCGTTGCTATGGCTCGGGTGGCGACGAGCCCCCGGCCGAGATCCCCGCACTGTCCATGATGGACTCTGAGATGGGGGCGGCGAACTCCCCGCAGGAACGGAACTTCCTCGCCGCCGTGCTGGCACCCACGCTCGGCGTGCGGCCGGCCGAGGTGCCGGAGTGGAGCGGCCTGCTGGTCGGCCCGCTGCTGCGCGGGACGGAGGTGGAGTTCGAATGA
- a CDS encoding MCE family protein has translation MRDLVAPLVKLTVFAAVTLLSTGLLAMSIANTDFRSSHAYSARFTDVTSLVEGDDVRVGGVRVGEVERIELIDRRLARVEFSVDAERVLPASVTAGLKYRNMLGQRYIALERGAGELDGTLPPGGEIPLERTSPALDLTLLFNGFRPLFQALSPQDVNKLSYELIQVFQGEGSTVDSLLRHTASLTSTIAGKDEVIGEVIGNLNQVLDTVNARGGELSSLLDTVQRFVSGLAADREPVGAAITSLGDLADSTAGLLADGRPALRSSITELGRLSKNLADNEEIVDAALRNLPVKMESVTRMSSYGSWMNFFLCEATTSPAAANSPLPLAGIPRTEPRCYR, from the coding sequence ATGAGGGATCTGGTTGCCCCGCTGGTCAAGTTGACCGTGTTCGCCGCGGTCACCCTGCTCAGTACCGGTTTGCTTGCGATGTCGATCGCGAACACCGACTTCCGGTCATCGCACGCCTACTCCGCGCGGTTCACCGACGTCACCTCGCTCGTGGAAGGGGACGACGTGCGCGTGGGCGGGGTGCGGGTCGGCGAGGTGGAACGCATCGAGCTGATCGACCGGCGGCTGGCCAGGGTGGAGTTCTCGGTGGACGCCGAGCGCGTCCTGCCCGCCTCGGTGACGGCGGGCCTGAAGTACCGCAACATGCTCGGGCAGCGTTACATCGCGCTGGAGCGGGGGGCGGGTGAGCTGGACGGGACACTCCCGCCGGGTGGGGAGATCCCGCTGGAGCGCACCAGCCCCGCGCTGGATCTGACCCTGCTGTTCAACGGTTTCCGCCCGCTGTTCCAGGCACTGTCCCCGCAGGACGTGAACAAGCTGTCCTACGAGCTGATCCAGGTGTTCCAGGGCGAGGGCAGCACGGTGGACAGCCTGCTGCGGCACACCGCCTCGCTGACCTCCACCATCGCGGGCAAGGACGAGGTGATCGGCGAGGTGATCGGCAACCTGAACCAGGTGCTGGACACGGTGAACGCCCGCGGCGGGGAGCTGTCCTCCCTGCTGGACACCGTGCAACGGTTCGTTTCCGGGCTGGCCGCGGACCGTGAGCCGGTCGGTGCGGCGATCACCTCGCTCGGCGACCTCGCCGACTCCACCGCCGGGCTGCTCGCGGACGGTCGCCCCGCGCTCCGGTCGAGCATCACCGAGCTCGGCAGGCTGTCCAAGAACCTCGCCGACAACGAGGAGATCGTCGATGCCGCGTTGCGGAACCTCCCGGTGAAGATGGAGTCGGTGACGAGAATGTCCTCCTACGGCTCGTGGATGAACTTCTTCCTGTGCGAGGCGACCACCTCGCCGGCAGCGGCGAACTCGCCGCTGCCACTGGCCGGAATCCCGCGCACCGAGCCGAGGTGCTACCGATGA
- a CDS encoding MCE family protein, whose amino-acid sequence MKSFQERNQATIGVLSIVLLSLIALVTFYSEDLPIIGGGTTYTAHFREAAGLTASTEVRAAGVKVGTVTEVELEGDHVKVAFRVDDAWVGDRTTAEIGIKTLLGSKYLAIDPQGSARQDPDEPIPLERTTTPFDINEVFDQLSATVGDIDTDRLAKSMRVLTETFADSPPHVRSALEGLSALSETIASRDAELAKLLENTRKVSRTFADRKDSVRQLLSDGNLLLAELRARKESISELLSGTRELSAQLRGLVADNSARLRPALEQLDRVNAVLQRNQDELNRSLALAGPYYRLIGNTMGNGRWIDTYLCGLIEPPEGEPCAPPKEPFPQGGPR is encoded by the coding sequence ATGAAGAGCTTCCAGGAACGGAACCAGGCCACCATCGGCGTGCTGAGCATCGTGCTGCTCAGCCTGATCGCGCTGGTCACCTTCTACTCCGAGGACCTGCCGATCATCGGCGGCGGCACCACCTACACCGCGCACTTCAGGGAGGCGGCGGGCCTCACCGCGAGTACCGAGGTCCGGGCCGCCGGGGTGAAGGTCGGCACGGTCACCGAGGTGGAACTGGAGGGCGACCACGTGAAGGTCGCCTTCCGGGTGGACGATGCCTGGGTCGGCGACCGCACCACGGCCGAGATCGGGATCAAGACCCTGCTGGGGTCGAAGTACCTCGCGATCGACCCGCAGGGCAGCGCGCGGCAGGACCCGGACGAGCCCATCCCGCTGGAACGGACCACCACCCCCTTCGACATCAACGAGGTCTTCGACCAGCTTTCCGCCACCGTCGGTGATATCGACACCGACCGGCTGGCGAAGTCGATGCGGGTGCTCACCGAGACCTTCGCGGACTCCCCGCCGCACGTGCGATCGGCGCTGGAGGGACTGTCCGCGCTTTCCGAGACGATCGCCTCCCGGGACGCCGAGCTTGCCAAGCTGCTGGAGAACACGCGCAAGGTCTCCCGCACCTTCGCCGACCGCAAGGACTCGGTGCGGCAACTGCTCTCCGACGGCAATCTGCTGCTGGCGGAGCTCCGCGCGCGCAAGGAGTCGATCAGCGAGCTGCTGTCCGGAACGCGCGAACTCTCCGCGCAGCTACGTGGGCTGGTCGCGGACAACTCCGCGCGGCTGCGCCCGGCGCTGGAGCAGCTGGACCGAGTGAACGCCGTACTGCAACGCAACCAGGACGAGCTGAACCGCAGCCTGGCGCTGGCCGGGCCGTACTACCGGCTGATCGGCAACACCATGGGGAACGGCCGGTGGATCGACACCTACCTGTGCGGGCTGATCGAGCCGCCGGAGGGTGAGCCCTGTGCCCCGCCGAAGGAGCCGTTCCCGCAAGGAGGACCGCGATGA
- a CDS encoding MCE family protein, with the protein MSPAGTRKGLRAGITLTVLAVLLAAATVLIISPGGQQRFTAYFTAAVGLYPGSTVRVLGIPVGTVEEVIPEGQQVRVELAVDSDVAIPEGASAAVVAPSLVSDRYVQFVPVYTQGPKLDSGAVIPAERTVTPAELDELFASLDELAGALGPDGANSEGALSDLLDTLAENAAGNGKLVNDTIGKLAAANRTLAGTRDELFGTVSGLQEFTSMLAGNDDQVVEFAGQLADISAFLSGERTELGAAVGELATALESVRGFIKDNRGQIKSNVDKLVEITQVLVDQRDSLAEALDTAPNAVENFYQGYNPQRRTLDSRTLLLEWWPQSQRESGAPEGAPALPLPPVGPAYSTGGS; encoded by the coding sequence ATGAGCCCGGCCGGAACGCGCAAGGGCCTGCGTGCGGGCATCACCCTGACCGTGCTCGCCGTGCTGCTGGCCGCGGCGACCGTGCTGATCATCAGCCCGGGCGGGCAGCAGCGCTTCACCGCGTACTTCACCGCGGCGGTGGGCCTCTACCCCGGCTCGACCGTGCGGGTGCTGGGCATCCCGGTGGGCACGGTGGAGGAGGTGATCCCGGAGGGGCAGCAGGTCCGGGTGGAACTCGCGGTGGACTCGGACGTGGCCATCCCGGAGGGTGCCTCGGCCGCGGTGGTGGCGCCGAGCCTGGTCAGCGACCGGTACGTGCAGTTCGTTCCGGTGTACACGCAGGGCCCGAAACTGGACTCGGGCGCGGTGATCCCGGCCGAGCGCACGGTCACCCCGGCGGAGCTGGACGAGCTGTTCGCCAGCCTGGACGAGCTGGCCGGTGCACTCGGCCCGGATGGGGCGAACTCCGAGGGCGCGCTGTCGGACCTGCTGGACACGCTCGCGGAGAACGCGGCGGGCAACGGGAAGCTGGTCAACGACACCATCGGCAAGCTCGCCGCGGCCAACCGGACACTCGCCGGCACCCGGGACGAGCTGTTCGGCACGGTGTCCGGGCTGCAGGAGTTCACCAGCATGTTGGCCGGTAACGACGACCAGGTGGTCGAGTTCGCCGGGCAGCTGGCCGATATCTCCGCCTTCCTCAGCGGCGAACGCACCGAGCTCGGCGCCGCGGTGGGCGAGCTCGCCACGGCGCTGGAGTCGGTTCGCGGGTTCATCAAGGACAACCGGGGGCAGATTAAATCCAATGTAGACAAACTGGTGGAGATCACTCAGGTACTGGTCGACCAGCGGGACTCGCTGGCCGAGGCGCTGGATACCGCGCCGAACGCGGTGGAGAACTTCTACCAGGGCTACAACCCGCAGCGGCGGACCCTGGATTCGCGGACCCTGCTGCTGGAGTGGTGGCCGCAGTCCCAGCGGGAGTCCGGTGCGCCGGAGGGCGCGCCGGCCCTGCCGCTGCCCCCGGTCGGGCCCGCCTACAGCACGGGAGGGTCCTGA
- a CDS encoding MCE family protein, producing MRGRVLAVAVLAAFSLSGCGAGGFNGIYALPLPGGADLGEQPYQVTIEFANVLDLVPQAGVKVNDVPVGRVDRIEVAPRDWTARVTVSVNGSVELPANARASVRQSSLLGEKFVELSEPAGGGTGKLTDGALIPLERSNRNAEVEEVFGALSLLLNGGGVGQMQQITSELNNALDGNEAGIRALLSNMDTFVGQLDTHRHEITRALEGVNRLSATLAGQRERIDEVLRDLEPGVEILARQRESLVTMLRSLDALSEVAVDTIDEAGADMVADLERLAPILRNLADAGKDLPEAFEMLLTFPFPDSAMEMFQGDYGNVFVDLDAAVPAGEPTEPGEPGGPVVPLRPMDSPALPGGEK from the coding sequence ATGCGTGGCCGGGTGCTCGCAGTGGCCGTGCTGGCCGCGTTCTCACTTTCCGGCTGCGGCGCCGGAGGGTTCAACGGGATCTACGCGCTGCCGCTACCCGGCGGGGCCGACCTCGGCGAGCAGCCGTACCAGGTGACCATCGAGTTCGCCAACGTGCTCGACCTCGTACCGCAGGCCGGGGTCAAGGTGAACGACGTCCCGGTCGGCAGGGTGGACCGGATCGAGGTCGCGCCGCGGGACTGGACGGCGCGGGTGACCGTGTCGGTGAACGGGTCGGTCGAGCTGCCCGCCAACGCCCGCGCGAGTGTGCGGCAGTCCAGCCTGCTCGGGGAGAAGTTCGTCGAGCTGAGCGAGCCCGCCGGCGGCGGGACCGGGAAGCTCACCGATGGCGCGCTGATCCCGCTGGAACGCAGCAATCGCAACGCCGAGGTCGAGGAGGTCTTCGGCGCGCTCTCCCTGCTGCTCAACGGGGGCGGCGTCGGGCAGATGCAGCAGATCACCAGCGAGCTGAACAACGCGCTGGACGGCAACGAGGCCGGTATCCGTGCCTTGCTGTCCAATATGGATACGTTCGTGGGTCAGCTGGACACGCACCGGCACGAGATCACCAGGGCGCTGGAGGGGGTCAACCGGCTCTCGGCGACCCTTGCCGGGCAGCGCGAGCGGATCGACGAGGTGTTGCGCGACCTGGAACCCGGGGTGGAGATCCTGGCGCGGCAACGTGAGTCGCTGGTGACCATGTTGCGCTCGCTGGACGCGCTGTCCGAGGTCGCGGTGGACACGATCGACGAGGCGGGCGCGGACATGGTGGCCGACCTCGAGCGGCTGGCACCCATCCTGCGCAACCTCGCCGATGCCGGCAAGGACCTGCCCGAGGCCTTCGAGATGTTGCTGACCTTCCCGTTCCCGGACTCGGCGATGGAGATGTTCCAGGGCGACTACGGGAACGTGTTCGTCGACCTCGACGCCGCGGTACCCGCCGGTGAACCCACCGAGCCCGGCGAGCCAGGGGGTCCGGTCGTTCCGCTCCGTCCGATGGATTCACCCGCGTTGCCAGGGGGCGAGAAATGA